Proteins encoded in a region of the Paucibacter sediminis genome:
- a CDS encoding slipin family protein, translating to MIKRVTVKKNERGLLLRNGDFERVLQPGTHWLFAGLDQLQVELFAIGAPAFVHPLTDYLLAKEPAVVEAEFVRVELNANQVGLRSENGVLVELLPPDTRRLYWKGLVDVRVEVIDLASSIELSPALTARLLQTQLRPRSITGLAGALQVVVPEHGAGLLWVDGKVERLLGAGSFAFWKFNRNVSVDLVDLRLQAVEVTGQEILTRDKVALRLNLSATWRYSDVLSAYKALAKPAEHLYRELQFGLRAAVGTRSLDELLENKGVIDEVVTAQVKAKLAALGLELTSVGVKDIVLPGEMKTILAQVVEAGKSAEANVIRRREETAATRSLLNTAKVMEDNPVALRLKELETLERVAERIDKISVFGGLDQVLNGLVKLR from the coding sequence ATGATCAAGCGTGTCACTGTGAAGAAGAACGAGCGCGGCCTGCTGCTGCGCAATGGTGATTTCGAGCGCGTGCTGCAACCCGGCACGCACTGGCTGTTCGCCGGCCTGGACCAGCTTCAGGTCGAGCTGTTTGCCATTGGAGCGCCGGCCTTCGTGCACCCTCTGACCGATTACCTGCTGGCCAAGGAGCCGGCGGTGGTCGAGGCCGAGTTCGTGCGCGTCGAGTTGAACGCCAACCAGGTTGGCCTGCGTAGCGAGAACGGCGTGCTGGTTGAGCTGCTGCCGCCCGACACGCGGCGCCTGTACTGGAAGGGTCTGGTGGATGTGCGGGTCGAGGTGATCGACCTAGCGAGCTCCATCGAGCTGTCCCCGGCGCTCACCGCTCGGCTGCTGCAGACCCAGTTACGCCCACGGAGCATCACCGGCCTGGCCGGCGCGCTGCAAGTGGTCGTGCCGGAGCACGGCGCCGGCCTGCTGTGGGTCGACGGCAAGGTCGAGCGGCTGCTTGGCGCTGGCTCGTTCGCGTTCTGGAAGTTCAACCGCAACGTGAGCGTGGATCTGGTGGACCTGCGGCTGCAGGCTGTCGAGGTGACGGGGCAGGAAATCCTGACCCGCGACAAGGTGGCTCTGCGGCTCAACCTCTCGGCCACCTGGCGCTACTCGGACGTGCTGAGCGCCTACAAGGCCTTGGCCAAGCCGGCCGAGCATCTGTACCGTGAGCTGCAGTTCGGTCTGCGCGCGGCGGTGGGCACGCGCTCGCTCGATGAGCTGCTCGAAAACAAGGGCGTCATTGACGAGGTGGTGACCGCCCAGGTCAAGGCCAAGCTCGCGGCGCTCGGGCTCGAGCTGACCAGCGTCGGCGTGAAGGACATCGTGCTGCCGGGCGAGATGAAGACCATCCTTGCCCAGGTGGTGGAGGCCGGGAAGTCGGCCGAAGCCAACGTGATCCGCCGCCGCGAGGAAACCGCCGCGACCCGTTCGCTGCTGAACACCGCCAAGGTGATGGAGGACAACCCCGTCGCCCTGCGCCTCAAGGAGCTGGAAACCCTGGAGCGCGTGGCGGAGCGCATCGACAAGATCTCCGTCTTCGGAGGTCTGGACCAGGTGCTCAATGGGCTGGTGAAGCTGCGTTGA
- a CDS encoding pyridoxamine 5'-phosphate oxidase family protein — protein sequence MDDLMKQKILALLDGHRIMTIATLRPDGWPQATTVGYVNEGLTLWFLCGLDSQKARNLAHDDRVSLTVDHDTPDIMSITGLTMAARAQRVNDRAEAVKVIAMLPLKYADAPPATAQMTMPRPEEVAIFRVVPEIVSVLDYTKGFAHTDLVVV from the coding sequence ATGGACGATCTGATGAAGCAGAAGATCCTGGCCCTGCTTGATGGCCACAGAATCATGACGATTGCGACACTGCGGCCGGACGGCTGGCCCCAGGCAACCACGGTGGGCTACGTGAACGAGGGCCTCACGCTGTGGTTTCTCTGCGGCCTCGACAGCCAGAAGGCCAGGAACCTCGCGCACGATGATCGCGTTTCGCTCACGGTTGACCATGACACGCCCGACATCATGTCGATCACCGGCCTGACGATGGCGGCGCGAGCCCAGCGCGTGAACGACCGCGCCGAGGCGGTGAAGGTCATCGCGATGCTGCCGCTGAAGTACGCCGACGCGCCGCCCGCGACCGCGCAGATGACGATGCCCAGGCCGGAGGAGGTGGCGATCTTCCGCGTGGTGCCGGAAATCGTCTCCGTGCTCGACTACACCAAGGGCTTTGCGCACACGGATCTCGTCGTCGTCTAA
- a CDS encoding LysR family transcriptional regulator, whose translation MDRLHLINVFTAVVDANGFAGAARKLNISPPAVTRAISELEAHLGVRLLTRTTRVVRVTDAGARYVEDCRRILAELAEADESVSGLHGAPRGRLTLTAPVLFGALYVTPIVTEYLQRYPEVTASCWFLDRVVNMMDEGVDIAVRIGELPDSSMQAIRVGKVRRVICAAPSYLERHGEPQSPDELAAHTIVSASGVTPAPEWRLVENGAARIVKLQPRMITTTNDSAVAAAVAGFGLSRLMSYQVAEHVREGRLKILLSEFETAPLPVQLVHREGRHASQKARAFLDLAIERLRASPALN comes from the coding sequence GTGGACCGACTGCACCTGATCAATGTGTTCACGGCGGTGGTGGACGCGAACGGTTTTGCCGGCGCCGCGCGCAAGCTCAACATCTCGCCGCCCGCGGTCACGCGGGCCATCAGCGAGCTGGAAGCCCATCTGGGCGTGCGCCTGCTGACCCGCACCACGCGGGTGGTGCGGGTCACGGACGCGGGGGCGCGCTATGTGGAAGATTGCCGGCGCATCCTGGCCGAACTGGCCGAGGCCGACGAATCGGTGAGCGGCCTGCACGGCGCACCACGTGGGCGGCTGACGCTCACGGCGCCGGTGCTCTTCGGCGCGCTCTACGTCACCCCCATCGTGACGGAGTATTTGCAGCGCTATCCCGAGGTGACGGCCTCTTGCTGGTTTCTCGATCGCGTCGTGAACATGATGGACGAGGGCGTGGACATCGCCGTGCGCATCGGCGAATTGCCCGACTCTTCGATGCAGGCGATCCGTGTCGGCAAGGTGCGGCGCGTGATCTGCGCGGCGCCCAGCTATCTGGAGCGGCATGGCGAGCCGCAAAGCCCGGACGAGCTGGCGGCCCACACCATTGTTTCCGCCAGCGGCGTCACCCCCGCGCCCGAATGGCGCCTGGTGGAGAACGGTGCAGCCAGGATCGTCAAGCTGCAGCCGCGCATGATCACCACCACCAATGATTCGGCGGTGGCCGCCGCCGTGGCTGGCTTTGGCTTGTCGCGCCTGATGTCCTACCAGGTCGCGGAACATGTGCGCGAAGGGCGCCTCAAGATATTGCTGAGCGAGTTCGAGACGGCGCCCCTGCCGGTGCAGCTGGTGCACCGCGAGGGGCGTCATGCCTCGCAGAAGGCGCGCGCATTTCTGGATCTGGCGATCGAACGGTTGCGCGCCAGCCCGGCGCTCAACTGA
- a CDS encoding glutathione S-transferase family protein, with protein MKLYHFPLSGNAHKVRLLLAMLGLPHELLAPTGGAHKQPEFLAMNPFGQVPVLVDGEVVVRDSQAILVYLAARYGGPAWWPEDAARLGALQAWLSTAANEVAHGPALLRMHKKFGRSIDVEAATQRSQALLQVLDAQLRDQAWLLAGERPSIADLAIYPYIALAPEGGVELAPYVHLCRWIARLQALRGHVDMPGLWHPQQQA; from the coding sequence TTGAAGCTCTACCACTTCCCCCTCTCCGGAAACGCGCACAAGGTGCGCCTGCTGCTCGCCATGCTGGGGCTGCCGCACGAGTTGCTGGCGCCCACCGGCGGCGCGCACAAGCAGCCCGAGTTCCTCGCCATGAATCCCTTCGGCCAGGTGCCGGTGCTGGTGGATGGCGAGGTGGTCGTGCGCGACAGCCAGGCCATCCTGGTCTACTTGGCGGCGCGTTACGGCGGGCCGGCCTGGTGGCCCGAGGACGCGGCGCGGCTGGGTGCGCTGCAGGCATGGCTGTCCACGGCCGCCAACGAAGTGGCGCACGGTCCCGCGCTCTTGCGCATGCACAAGAAGTTCGGCCGCAGCATCGATGTGGAGGCGGCCACGCAGCGCAGCCAGGCCTTGCTGCAAGTGCTGGACGCACAGTTGCGCGATCAGGCGTGGTTGCTCGCGGGCGAGCGGCCCAGCATCGCCGATCTTGCCATCTACCCCTATATCGCCCTGGCGCCGGAGGGTGGTGTCGAGCTGGCGCCATACGTCCACCTCTGCCGCTGGATCGCGCGCCTTCAGGCCCTGCGTGGGCATGTCGACATGCCCGGTTTGTGGCATCCCCAACAGCAGGCATGA
- a CDS encoding HNH endonuclease → MHDVLQLDIIGQPQAWISIKQAAVHVATRSVAWSIGELPLAVLRGGTNVRSGQQSILEVPAILALSGNSRLNLFDMTPSFNKAKVIRRDRQTCAYCGDAHDVRCLTVDHILPASRGGPLSWMNTVAACRACNARKADRTPEEAGMPLLFTPYVPSRFEDFLLKGRRIRADVHEWLAARLPKESRLS, encoded by the coding sequence ATGCACGACGTATTGCAGCTGGACATCATCGGCCAGCCTCAGGCCTGGATCTCGATCAAGCAGGCGGCCGTCCATGTGGCTACGCGCTCGGTCGCCTGGTCGATCGGAGAACTGCCACTGGCTGTGCTGCGTGGTGGAACGAACGTTCGCAGCGGCCAGCAGTCGATCCTCGAGGTACCGGCCATCCTGGCTCTCAGCGGCAACTCGCGTCTGAATCTGTTCGACATGACGCCAAGCTTCAACAAGGCCAAGGTGATCCGGCGCGACCGCCAGACCTGCGCCTACTGCGGCGATGCGCATGATGTGCGCTGCCTCACGGTCGACCACATCCTGCCGGCATCGCGTGGCGGGCCGCTCAGCTGGATGAACACGGTCGCTGCCTGCCGCGCCTGCAATGCGCGCAAGGCCGACCGCACGCCCGAGGAAGCCGGGATGCCGCTGCTGTTCACGCCCTACGTGCCCAGCCGTTTCGAGGACTTCCTGCTCAAGGGCAGGCGGATCCGCGCGGACGTGCACGAGTGGCTGGCCGCGCGGCTACCGAAAGAATCGCGTCTGAGCTGA
- a CDS encoding class I SAM-dependent methyltransferase encodes MEAKNHWDRVYASKPAETVSWFQPHAQQSLALIRRIAGPGPIRVIDVGGGASTLVDDLMAQPRFEVSVLDISAAALAVAQQRLQARADAVRWIVGDITQVELPENAYDIWHDRAVFHFLTEPAQRAAYVERVRRGVRPGGHVIVAAFGPEGPTQCSGLPVVRYAPGELHAQFGGSFELLEHLSEAHQTPAGAIQQFVYCHCRMH; translated from the coding sequence ATGGAAGCAAAGAACCATTGGGACAGGGTCTACGCGAGCAAGCCGGCCGAAACGGTCAGCTGGTTCCAGCCGCATGCCCAGCAGTCGCTGGCGCTGATACGGCGGATCGCCGGCCCGGGCCCGATCCGCGTGATCGATGTGGGCGGCGGTGCCTCGACGCTGGTCGACGACCTGATGGCGCAGCCGCGGTTCGAGGTCTCGGTGCTCGACATCTCCGCGGCCGCACTCGCCGTGGCGCAGCAGCGGCTGCAGGCGCGGGCCGATGCCGTGCGTTGGATCGTCGGCGACATCACCCAGGTCGAATTGCCCGAGAACGCCTACGACATCTGGCACGACCGCGCGGTGTTCCACTTCCTGACCGAACCGGCGCAGCGCGCGGCCTATGTGGAACGGGTGCGGCGCGGGGTGCGGCCCGGCGGGCATGTCATCGTGGCCGCCTTCGGACCCGAGGGCCCCACGCAATGCAGCGGCCTGCCGGTGGTGCGCTACGCGCCAGGCGAACTCCACGCCCAGTTCGGCGGCTCATTCGAGTTGCTGGAGCACCTCAGCGAGGCGCATCAGACGCCGGCCGGTGCGATCCAGCAATTCGTCTATTGCCACTGCCGGATGCACTGA
- a CDS encoding c-type cytochrome, which translates to MLERNTANKAWPVMGKGLRTYWALPLAAAVTLTACGGADETSPADTAAADAAAMAEQGRQIFRYDTFGDEAHWTDTLRMHEVISAAVDPATALSVGLKVDAQALPASVVEGIKNGSIDLSKPATTIALLKLDAVLGLKGTVETVNGQDVLKRVGITCALCHSTVDNSFAPGIGKRLDGWANRDLNAGAIIALSPALSDAMKKVYRSWGPGKFDPRHNIDGLNKPVVIPPAYGLKGLHAITVTGDGQDLAYWNRYVAVAEMGGQGTVTEPRLQLSISNGNQDLVSAKLPALQVYQLTLAAPPAPAGSFDANAAARGKLVFEGQGQCASCHSGSLFSDANSTLHPAADSMAEPETPSYAARSASRQYRSSPLKGVWQHAPYFHDGSAASLLDVARRYNARRGLQLTEQQMAELAEYLKSL; encoded by the coding sequence ATGCTTGAACGCAACACAGCAAACAAGGCCTGGCCGGTGATGGGCAAGGGCCTGCGAACGTACTGGGCCCTGCCGCTGGCCGCGGCCGTGACGCTGACGGCCTGCGGCGGCGCGGACGAGACCTCGCCCGCCGACACCGCCGCAGCGGATGCGGCGGCCATGGCCGAGCAGGGGCGGCAGATCTTTCGCTACGACACCTTTGGCGACGAAGCACATTGGACCGACACCCTGCGCATGCACGAGGTCATCAGCGCGGCCGTCGATCCGGCCACGGCCCTGTCCGTCGGCCTGAAGGTCGATGCCCAGGCGCTGCCGGCCAGCGTCGTCGAAGGCATCAAGAACGGCAGCATCGACCTGAGCAAGCCCGCGACGACGATCGCCCTGCTGAAGCTGGACGCGGTGCTGGGCCTCAAGGGCACGGTCGAAACGGTGAACGGGCAGGACGTGCTCAAGCGTGTCGGCATCACCTGCGCGCTATGCCATTCGACGGTCGACAACTCGTTCGCGCCGGGCATCGGCAAGCGCCTGGACGGCTGGGCCAACCGCGACCTCAACGCCGGCGCCATCATCGCCTTGTCACCCGCGCTCAGCGACGCAATGAAGAAGGTGTACCGGAGCTGGGGGCCGGGCAAGTTCGATCCGCGCCACAACATCGACGGACTGAACAAGCCCGTCGTCATTCCTCCCGCCTATGGTCTCAAGGGCCTGCACGCCATCACGGTGACCGGCGACGGGCAGGACCTCGCGTACTGGAACCGCTACGTGGCCGTTGCGGAAATGGGTGGCCAGGGCACGGTGACGGAGCCGCGCCTGCAGCTGAGCATCAGCAACGGCAACCAGGATCTGGTCTCGGCCAAGCTGCCGGCGCTGCAGGTCTATCAGCTGACGCTCGCGGCCCCGCCCGCGCCGGCGGGGAGCTTTGATGCCAATGCCGCCGCCCGCGGGAAGCTGGTGTTCGAAGGGCAGGGCCAATGCGCAAGCTGCCACAGCGGCAGCCTGTTCAGCGATGCCAACAGCACCCTGCACCCAGCCGCGGACTCGATGGCCGAACCGGAGACGCCGAGCTACGCCGCACGTTCGGCCAGCCGGCAGTACCGCAGCTCACCGCTCAAGGGGGTGTGGCAGCACGCGCCGTACTTCCATGACGGCTCTGCCGCCAGCTTGCTCGACGTCGCACGCCGCTACAACGCCAGGCGAGGGCTGCAACTCACGGAGCAGCAGATGGCCGAGCTGGCCGAATACCTGAAGTCGCTGTGA
- a CDS encoding carboxymuconolactone decarboxylase family protein → MSRISIPSVETSLEASKPLLAAVKQQLGVVPNLMKLVGHSPAALEGYLSLNGALAKGKLSAQLRERIALAIAEYNGCDYCLSAHSYLAANVAKIGAAEIDAARAGRSDDARSAAALHFARRVAETRGRVSDADLAALRAADFDEASVVEIVLNVALNVLTNYVNNVAATDIDFPAVHAKLAA, encoded by the coding sequence ATGTCGCGCATCAGCATCCCCAGCGTCGAAACCTCGCTCGAAGCCTCCAAGCCCCTGCTGGCAGCCGTCAAGCAGCAACTGGGCGTGGTGCCCAATCTGATGAAGCTGGTGGGCCACAGCCCCGCCGCGCTGGAAGGCTATCTGTCGCTGAACGGCGCCCTGGCCAAGGGCAAGCTGAGCGCGCAGCTGCGTGAGCGCATCGCTCTGGCCATCGCCGAATACAACGGCTGCGACTACTGTCTGTCGGCACACAGCTACCTGGCCGCCAACGTCGCCAAGATCGGTGCCGCCGAAATCGACGCCGCACGTGCGGGCCGCTCGGATGACGCGCGCAGCGCGGCGGCGCTGCACTTTGCTCGCCGCGTGGCAGAGACCCGTGGGCGCGTCTCCGACGCTGACCTGGCCGCCCTGCGCGCTGCCGACTTCGATGAAGCCAGCGTGGTCGAGATCGTGCTAAACGTGGCCCTCAACGTGCTGACCAACTACGTCAACAACGTGGCCGCCACCGACATCGATTTCCCGGCGGTGCACGCCAAGTTGGCCGCCTGA
- a CDS encoding ferritin-like domain-containing protein, which yields MSFLQISNPAMARRLFLGSSGLSLSGAAVALLAGKHALAAASPAGSTANDVQIINTALGAELEAIAAYQLGAESQLLQKPVLELALGFQGHHKEHAQTLAKVVEQLGGKPVTAKPAYNFPVDQLKTQADVLRFAARLEQGAVSAYLGAVPLFADRALAKAAASILGDEAMHWAILRQALGEVPVPSAFMA from the coding sequence ATGTCGTTCCTTCAAATCTCGAATCCCGCCATGGCGCGTCGCCTGTTCCTGGGCAGCTCCGGCCTGTCCTTGTCCGGTGCCGCCGTGGCGCTGCTGGCCGGCAAGCATGCGCTGGCGGCGGCCAGCCCGGCCGGTTCGACGGCCAATGATGTGCAGATCATCAATACCGCCCTGGGGGCGGAGCTCGAGGCCATCGCGGCCTACCAGCTGGGCGCGGAGAGCCAGCTGCTGCAAAAGCCGGTGCTGGAGCTGGCGCTCGGCTTCCAGGGCCACCACAAGGAGCATGCGCAGACGCTGGCCAAGGTGGTGGAGCAGCTCGGCGGCAAGCCCGTCACGGCCAAGCCGGCCTACAACTTCCCGGTGGATCAGCTCAAGACCCAGGCCGATGTGCTGCGCTTTGCGGCGCGGCTCGAACAGGGCGCCGTGAGTGCCTACCTGGGGGCCGTGCCGCTGTTCGCGGACCGCGCGCTTGCCAAGGCGGCGGCCAGCATCCTCGGCGACGAGGCCATGCACTGGGCCATCCTGCGGCAGGCGCTGGGCGAGGTGCCGGTCCCCAGCGCCTTCATGGCGTGA
- a CDS encoding RNA polymerase sigma factor: MPAKLAIPAISHAQAHPASQADGELARLAAGGDEAAFEALMRRHNRRLFRTARSIVKCDEEAEDALQEAYLRAWSALPGFRAEAQLSTWLVRIVANEALGRLRKRARGAQVIALEGLAMPSDDESAASTTLEALMSDPAAQEQPERLAMRGQMRQLIEARIDQLPALFRTVFVLRAVEEMSVEEVALALQLPAATVRTRFFRARALLREALSQDMDVATGDAFSFDGARCDRIVAAVLSRLAAQASASPAASDP; encoded by the coding sequence ATGCCAGCCAAGCTCGCCATACCCGCCATTAGCCACGCCCAAGCGCATCCCGCCAGTCAGGCGGATGGCGAACTCGCGCGCCTTGCCGCGGGCGGGGACGAGGCCGCCTTCGAGGCCTTGATGCGGCGCCACAACCGGCGCCTGTTCCGCACCGCGCGCAGCATCGTGAAGTGCGACGAGGAAGCCGAGGACGCGTTGCAGGAGGCCTATCTGCGGGCCTGGTCCGCCTTGCCCGGCTTCCGTGCCGAGGCGCAGTTGTCCACCTGGCTGGTGCGCATCGTGGCCAACGAAGCCCTGGGGCGGCTGCGCAAGCGTGCCCGCGGCGCACAGGTGATTGCCTTGGAGGGTCTGGCCATGCCGTCCGACGATGAGTCCGCTGCGTCGACGACGCTCGAAGCGCTGATGAGCGATCCTGCCGCGCAGGAGCAGCCCGAGCGGCTGGCGATGCGCGGGCAGATGCGCCAGCTCATCGAGGCGCGCATCGATCAGCTGCCCGCCCTGTTCCGCACGGTGTTCGTGCTTCGCGCCGTCGAGGAGATGAGCGTGGAGGAGGTGGCCCTGGCGCTGCAGTTGCCGGCCGCCACGGTGCGCACCCGCTTCTTCCGCGCCCGCGCCCTGCTGCGCGAAGCGCTCTCGCAGGACATGGACGTCGCAACCGGCGACGCCTTCTCCTTCGACGGCGCGCGCTGCGACCGCATCGTCGCCGCGGTGCTGTCACGCCTGGCCGCGCAAGCCAGCGCCAGCCCCGCGGCCTCGGACCCCTAG
- a CDS encoding RtcB family protein: MEAQHIHEDVPGGVPLKMWTRGVPVESEAKRQLTNAARLPIVFKHIAAMPDVHFGIGATVGSVIPTIKAIIPAAVGVDIGCGMIACKTTLRAEDLPDNLAPLRAAIERAVPHGRVPGNRDPGAWQKPPGSVDTAWAQLEPEFAELCRNYPKLEKTNHHKHLGTLGGGNHFIEVCLDEAGAVWFMLHSGSRGVGNAIGTMFIELAKQDAMRHQANLPDRDLAYFEEGSRYFGDYVRAVSWAQKYAAMNREVMMRRVIEAAKTVLHKNFQSHIEAVNCHHNYVQREQHFGEDVFVTRKGAVSAKAGQLGIIPGSMGARSYIVRGKGNPESFESCSHGAGRVMSRGDAKRSFTLADHRAATEGVECRKDKDVLDETPAAYKDIDAVMAAQANLVDVVHTLKQVVCVKG; the protein is encoded by the coding sequence ATGGAAGCTCAACACATTCACGAAGACGTCCCAGGCGGTGTGCCGCTGAAGATGTGGACGCGTGGCGTGCCCGTCGAGTCCGAGGCCAAGCGCCAGCTCACCAACGCGGCGCGCCTGCCCATCGTCTTCAAGCACATCGCCGCGATGCCTGACGTGCACTTCGGCATCGGTGCCACGGTGGGCTCGGTCATCCCGACCATCAAGGCCATCATTCCGGCGGCCGTGGGCGTGGACATCGGCTGCGGCATGATCGCCTGCAAGACCACGCTGCGCGCCGAAGACCTGCCCGACAACCTCGCCCCGCTGCGCGCAGCCATTGAGCGCGCAGTGCCGCATGGCCGCGTGCCCGGCAACCGTGACCCGGGCGCCTGGCAAAAGCCGCCGGGCTCGGTGGATACGGCCTGGGCGCAGCTCGAGCCCGAGTTCGCTGAGCTTTGCCGCAACTACCCCAAGCTGGAAAAGACCAACCATCACAAGCACCTGGGAACGCTCGGTGGCGGCAACCACTTCATCGAGGTCTGCCTGGACGAAGCTGGCGCGGTCTGGTTCATGCTGCATTCGGGCTCGCGCGGCGTGGGCAATGCCATCGGCACGATGTTCATCGAACTGGCCAAGCAGGACGCGATGCGCCATCAGGCCAACCTGCCTGACCGCGACCTGGCCTACTTCGAGGAAGGCAGCCGCTACTTTGGCGACTATGTCCGTGCCGTGAGCTGGGCTCAGAAGTACGCCGCTATGAACCGTGAGGTCATGATGCGCCGCGTCATCGAGGCTGCAAAGACGGTCCTGCACAAGAACTTCCAGAGCCACATCGAGGCGGTGAACTGCCACCACAACTATGTGCAGCGCGAGCAGCACTTCGGCGAGGACGTGTTCGTGACCCGCAAGGGTGCGGTGAGCGCCAAGGCAGGCCAGCTGGGCATCATCCCGGGCAGCATGGGCGCGCGCAGCTACATCGTGCGCGGCAAGGGCAACCCGGAGTCCTTCGAGTCCTGCTCACATGGCGCGGGCCGCGTCATGAGCCGTGGCGATGCCAAGCGCAGCTTCACGCTAGCCGACCACCGCGCGGCCACGGAAGGCGTCGAGTGCCGCAAGGACAAGGACGTGCTGGATGAAACGCCCGCGGCTTACAAGGACATCGATGCCGTCATGGCCGCGCAGGCGAACCTGGTCGACGTGGTGCATACGTTGAAGCAGGTGGTTTGTGTGAAGGGTTGA
- a CDS encoding dihydrolipoyl dehydrogenase produces the protein MREHRVDVAIIGSGTAGMSAYRAALAHTSSVLAIEGGPYGTTCARVGCMPSKLLIAAAEAAHAVAEAGRFGVCVDAPARIDGTAVMARVRSERDRFVGFVTEAVEGWAPEHRLRGWARFIAPLTLEVSGADAQAHRVHAERIVIATGSEPHIEPAWAAALGERLIRNDELFDWHDLPRAVLVLGTGVIALELAQALHRLGVRVRVLGRSQRVGPLTDPALQALARELFGAELALSLNQPTPRLRRTGEEVLLELDGRTERFDYVLAAAGRRPRLSGLGLEHSGLMLGPDGLPAYDRHTGQIGTAPVFIAGDANGERELLHEAADEGRIAGDNAGRWPDVRVRPRRAPLAVVFSDPQMAIAGHSHAELRAAGKAFLAGHVSFADQGRSRVMGVNRGALHVYAAQGSGRLLGAEMLGPRAEHLAHLLAWSVQRGDTVQEMLDSPFYHPVIEEGLRTALRLLQRDLRMGPPPVERCLDCGPGA, from the coding sequence ATGCGTGAACACCGGGTCGATGTTGCCATCATTGGCAGTGGCACAGCGGGCATGTCCGCCTATCGCGCCGCCTTGGCGCACACCAGCAGCGTGCTGGCCATCGAGGGCGGCCCTTATGGCACCACCTGCGCCCGCGTTGGCTGCATGCCCAGCAAGCTGCTGATTGCCGCGGCCGAGGCGGCGCATGCGGTGGCCGAGGCGGGCCGCTTCGGGGTGTGCGTCGATGCCCCGGCGCGCATTGACGGCACCGCCGTGATGGCCCGGGTTCGCAGCGAGCGGGATCGCTTTGTCGGCTTCGTGACCGAGGCGGTGGAGGGCTGGGCGCCCGAGCACCGCCTGCGAGGCTGGGCACGCTTCATCGCGCCGCTGACCCTGGAAGTCAGCGGTGCGGACGCTCAGGCGCATCGCGTGCACGCCGAGCGCATCGTCATCGCCACGGGCTCGGAGCCGCATATCGAGCCGGCCTGGGCTGCGGCCCTGGGCGAGCGCCTGATACGCAACGACGAGCTGTTCGACTGGCACGACCTGCCGCGCGCCGTGCTCGTGCTCGGCACCGGGGTGATCGCGCTCGAGCTGGCGCAGGCCCTGCATCGCCTTGGCGTGCGCGTGCGGGTGCTGGGCCGCAGCCAGCGCGTCGGCCCCCTCACCGACCCGGCATTGCAGGCCTTGGCGCGCGAGTTGTTCGGCGCCGAACTGGCGCTGTCGCTGAACCAGCCCACGCCCAGGCTGCGGCGTACGGGCGAGGAAGTGCTGCTGGAATTGGACGGCCGCACCGAGCGCTTCGACTATGTGCTGGCGGCGGCCGGGCGCCGCCCCCGCCTGAGCGGGCTGGGGCTGGAGCACAGCGGTCTGATGCTGGGCCCCGATGGCCTGCCGGCCTACGACCGGCACACCGGCCAGATCGGCACGGCCCCCGTGTTCATCGCCGGCGACGCCAACGGCGAGCGCGAGCTGCTGCACGAGGCGGCGGACGAGGGCCGCATTGCCGGTGACAACGCCGGCCGCTGGCCCGACGTGCGCGTGCGGCCGCGCCGCGCGCCCCTGGCCGTGGTGTTCAGCGACCCGCAGATGGCCATCGCCGGCCACAGCCATGCCGAGCTGCGGGCCGCCGGCAAGGCCTTTCTGGCGGGCCATGTGTCCTTTGCCGACCAGGGGCGCAGCCGTGTCATGGGCGTCAATCGCGGTGCCCTGCATGTCTATGCCGCGCAGGGCAGCGGGCGCCTGCTGGGCGCCGAGATGCTCGGCCCGCGCGCCGAGCATCTGGCGCATCTGCTGGCCTGGTCGGTGCAGCGCGGCGATACCGTGCAGGAGATGCTGGACAGCCCCTTCTACCACCCGGTCATCGAGGAGGGCTTGCGCACCGCGCTGCGCCTGCTGCAGCGCGATCTGCGCATGGGGCCGCCGCCGGTCGAGCGCTGCCTGGATTGCGGGCCGGGCGCCTGA
- a CDS encoding c-type cytochrome: MWARASSRLWCQVLIAGLAAAASITAVAGPGQQAPDVLRGEQLYGRCMGCHAPAYDSVGPRHCGLFGRRAGSLPGYAFSAAMKAQPWVWNAATLDRFLAAPLAAVPGTSMTYDGIADARERRDLIAYLRALDASPQCRAASPAKHQE, translated from the coding sequence ATGTGGGCGCGCGCATCCAGTCGGCTGTGGTGCCAGGTCTTGATCGCCGGCTTGGCCGCCGCGGCCAGCATCACCGCCGTGGCCGGCCCCGGCCAGCAGGCCCCGGATGTGCTGCGCGGCGAGCAGCTGTACGGGCGCTGCATGGGCTGCCATGCGCCGGCGTACGACAGCGTCGGGCCGCGGCACTGCGGCCTGTTCGGGCGGCGCGCCGGGAGCCTGCCGGGCTATGCCTTCAGCGCGGCCATGAAGGCGCAGCCCTGGGTCTGGAATGCCGCCACGCTGGACCGCTTTCTGGCCGCACCGCTGGCGGCCGTACCCGGCACCAGCATGACTTACGACGGCATCGCCGACGCGCGGGAGCGGCGCGACCTCATTGCCTACCTTCGCGCGCTGGACGCCAGCCCGCAATGCCGGGCCGCGAGTCCGGCCAAACATCAGGAGTGA